The following nucleotide sequence is from Gammaproteobacteria bacterium.
GTTGCGGCAGAGCCAGTGTATTAATCTACATCAGCCCGCGTTCTGCCACCGACGTAGTATGGCCAGCGCCGATGATGATATGGTCGAGAACACGTATGTCGACCAACTCCAGAGCCTGTTTGAGCCGTTGTGTCAGTGCGATATCAGCTTGGCTAGGCTCGGCATCTCCTGAGGGGTGGTTATGGGCAAATATCAGCGCTGAGGCATTGTATTTGAGGGCGTGCTTAACAACTTCTCTGGGATAGACCGAGGCTTGGTCTATGGTGCCGTGAAATAGTTTCTCAAAGCGGATGAGGCGGTGACGATTATCGAGAAAGAGACAGGCAAAGACTTCATGTGGGTAGTGGCGCAGCTGGCTGGCTAGATAACGGCGAGTGTGGTCTGGGTTAAGCATTACCTGATGGCCAGTCAATTCTTCGGACAGATAGCGCCTACCCAGTTCCAGCGCTGCTTGCAACTGTACGTAAGTGGCATTGCCAACACCATGATGTTGGCAAAAACGCTGGCAGTCAGCAGCAAGCAGTGGCGCTAGCCCACCGAACTCTTCAAGCAAGGATCGCCCCAGCTCGACTGCATTTTGGCCAACGGTTCCAGAACGTAGAAATATAGCCAGTAGCTCTGAGTTGGAAAGGGTGTTGGCACCATGATTTATTAGCTTTTCACGTGGTCGCTCATCTTCTGGCCATTGATGTATTGCCATTGTCTCTCCTTAGGCCTTTCAGCGTCCTGCAATCAATCCATTGATTTTGTCGTGTTTAATGTTACCTTAAAGCGCTTTGGTATGCTCTGATCCAGGTTTAAGATGAACCCCTATGATAGAACTAGTAAATAAGCGTGTGTTATTAGGCGTGAGTGGCAGTATTGCCGCTTACAAAAGCGCTGAACTTGTCAGATTGCTGCGTCAGCAGGGTGCCGAGGTTCGCGTCGTGATGACAGCCACCGCAACTGAATTTATTCAGCCACTGACTTTTCAGGCCTTATCCGGCAACATTGTCTACAGTGCCTGGGATGAGGCTGATAGAGGTGATGGTATGGGCCACATCGAGTTGGCGCGCTGGGCAGATGTTATCGTTATTGCC
It contains:
- the radC gene encoding DNA repair protein RadC translates to MAIHQWPEDERPREKLINHGANTLSNSELLAIFLRSGTVGQNAVELGRSLLEEFGGLAPLLAADCQRFCQHHGVGNATYVQLQAALELGRRYLSEELTGHQVMLNPDHTRRYLASQLRHYPHEVFACLFLDNRHRLIRFEKLFHGTIDQASVYPREVVKHALKYNASALIFAHNHPSGDAEPSQADIALTQRLKQALELVDIRVLDHIIIGAGHTTSVAERGLM